In the genome of Phoenix dactylifera cultivar Barhee BC4 unplaced genomic scaffold, palm_55x_up_171113_PBpolish2nd_filt_p 001271F, whole genome shotgun sequence, one region contains:
- the LOC103720988 gene encoding ATPase family AAA domain-containing protein 3-like, with protein MTSARAVAAAGALAAAAMAAEHVYADGFFHFPGLSSSSSSTPAAPPPQASPGTAPPLPEVAPKEETRVRNDYPRTTAAGFDPEALERGAKAIREIEKSSQAKKVFDLLKHQEETRKAELAAKKVEFEAIKAQHETDRQRVIYEEQKKLTQHQAQTKAQMARYEDELARKRMQAEHESQRARNQELVKMQEESSIRLEQIRRATEEDIQAQRRQTEKEKAEIERETIRVKALAEAEGRAHEAKLAEEVNRRMLVERANAEREKWVSAINTTFEHIGGGLRAILTDQNKLVVAVGGVTALAAGIYTTREGARVVWGYVDRILGQPSLIRESSRGKYPWSGFFSRAMSSASRKMIKGKNTGTNGNAFGDVILNPSLQKRIEQLASATANTKAHQAPFRNMLFYGPPGTGKTMAARELSRKSGLDYALMTGGDVAPLGSQAVTKIHQLFDWAKKSNRGLLLFIDEADAFLCERNKTYMSEAQRSALNALLFRTGDQSKDIVLALATNRPGDLDSAVADRIDEVLEFPLPGEEERFKLLKLYLDKYIAKAGDSKPSWFNLFRRHQQKIEIKNITDDVIREAAVKTEGFSGREIAKLMASVQAAVYGSTDCELNPGLFREVVDYKVAEHQQRRKLAAAEGGA; from the exons ATGACTAGTGCTCGGGCGGTAGCGGCTGCCGGAGCCCTGGCAGCGGCGGCGATGGCGGCGGAGCACGTCTACGCCGACGGCTTCTTCCATTTCCCCGGCTTatcctcgtcctcctcctccactccGGCGGCGCCTCCGCCGCAGGCGTCCCCTGGGACCGCCCCCCCTCTTCCCGAGGTCGCGCCGAAGGAGGAAACTAGGGTTCGGAATGACTACCCTCGTACAACGGCGGCGGGGTTTGATCCGGAAGCGCTGGAGAGGGGAGCGAAGGCCATTCGGGAGATCGAGAAGTCGTCTCAGGCGAAAAAG GTATTTGACTTATTAAAGCACCAAGAAGAAACGAGGAAGGCGGAGTTGGCTGCAAAGAAGGTGGAGTTTGAGGCAATTAAAGCTCAGCACGAGACC GACAGGCAGCGTGTGATCTATGAAGAGCAGAAAAAACTTACTCAACACCAGGCACAAACGAAGGCGCAAATGGCTCGCTATGAGGATGAATTGGCTAGAAAAAGGATGCAG GCAGAGCATGAAAGTCAACgagcaagaaatcaagaactTGTGAAAATGCAAGAGGAATCCTCCATCAGGCTGGAACAAATACGGCGTGCTACTGAGGAAGATATTCAAGCCCAGCGAAGGCAGACAGAGAAGGAGAAGGCAGAGATAGAACGTGAAACAATCAGAGTTAAGGCTTTAGCAGAAGCAGAAGGAAGAGCACATGAAGCCAAATTGGCTGAAGAGGTAAATAGAAGGATGCTGGTCGAGCGAGCCAATGCAGAGAGGGAGAAATGGGTATCAGCAATTAACACAACGTTTGAACATATAGGAG GTGGTTTGCGAGCAATACTCACTGATCAAAACAAGTTGGTCGTAGCTGTTGGGGGTGTAACTGCACTTGCCGCAGGGATTTACACTACAAG AGAAGGTGCTAGAGTGGTTTGGGGATATGTTGATCGTATTTTGGGCCAACCATCTCTAATCAGAGAATCATCCAGGGGGAAGTATCCTTGGTCTGGTTTCTTCTCTCGTGCCATGAGCTCAGCATCACGCAAAATGATTAAAGGAAAGAATACAGGAACAAACGGAAATGCTTTTGGGGATGTTATTCTGAATCCCTCCCTTCAAAAAAGAATAGAACAGCTTGCCAGTGCAACTGCTAATACCAAAGCCCATCAGGCCCCATTTCGTAACATGCTCTTCTATGGCCCTCCTGGTACAGGAAAAACTATGGCTGCCAGAGAACTATCTCGTAAATCT GGTCTAGATTATGCACTGATGACTGGTGGAGATGTTGCACCATTGGGCTCACAGGCAGTGACCAAGATacatcaattatttgattgggCCAAGAAATCTAACAGGGGTTTGCTGCTTTTCATCGATGAAGCGGATGCATTTTTGTGCGA GCGCAACAAGACATACATGAGTGAAGCCCAACGGAGTGCTCTTAATGCTCTCCTTTTCCGCACAGGGGACCAATCCAAGGACATCGTTCTTGCCCTGGCCACCAACCGGCCTGGTGACCTCGACTCCGCCGTTGCAGACCGTATAGATGAGGTCCTTGAATTCCCTCTGCCTGGGGAAGAGGAACGTTTTAAATTGCTCAAGCTTTATCTGGACAAATACATCGCAAAGGCTGGGGACAGCAAGCCTAGTTGGTTCAACTTGTTCCGGCGCCATCAGCAGAAAATAGAGATCAAAAACATAACTGATGATGTGATTAGGGAAGCAGCGGTTAAAACTGAGGGGTTCTCTGGCAGAGAAATTGCTAAACTGATGGCCAGCGTCCAGGCTGCCGTTTATGGAAGCACAGACTGTGAACTTAACCCAGGCCTGTTCCGGGAGGTGGTAGATTACAAAGTTGCAGAGCATCAGCAGAGGAGAAAGCTTGCTGCTGCTGAGGGAGGTGCTTga
- the LOC103720989 gene encoding uncharacterized protein LOC103720989 → MVGIFSRFSGRRSRHRRANSAIEVGETMAPIAEVPGPTPPTAAHGVQVAVELKPVEHPIEPLNNDQPVKCPLPEPSILNDGRIWKERMSSASARVRTNLPVVKDQPHLESEAGGTKPHSNPPKRTILPSISAPEHNILTLLEECNAAENWTTGE, encoded by the exons ATGGTGGGAATCTTCTCTCGATTCTCCGGCAGGCGGAGCCGCCACCGGCGGGCGAACAGCGCGATC GAGGTTGGGGAAACGATGGCACCTATTGCAGAGGTACCAGGTCCAACACCCCCCACTGCTGCCCATGGAGTCCAAGTAGCAGTTGAGCTTAAGCCAGTTGAGCACCCAATTGAGCCTCTCAACAATGACCAACCAGTTAAATGCCCACTACCAGAACCTTCAATACTTAAT GATGGAAGAATATGGAAGGAGCGAATGTCGTCCGCAAGTGCAAGAGTGAGAACCAACTTACCTGTTGTGAAGGATCAACCGCATCTTGAATCCGAAGCTGGTGGAACGAAACCCCACTCCAACCCACCTAAACGGACCATATTACCATCCATAAGTGCCCCTGAACATAACATCCTGACTCTGCTGGAAGAATGCAACGCAGCTGAAAATTGGACTACAGGCGAATAA
- the LOC120108318 gene encoding uncharacterized protein LOC120108318 — MRKERMGMGIGMGLNLLLLVAMVATNILSLYHLSSIRNNSPRSPQTLDPAAADVPDHLLQQLHTIRATITHLTRLRSSTTASASSSSSPSTTAAPPELLLYSHIGPIASACSDHPDLLHRYMNYTPFAPCPRDLHSVAEPLLLRGCHPLPRRRCFSPTPPKPLNPSSLPSDSFPPSLPDAAVLWPPAAPCRSFSCLPTSLGFDSRTEASRFLSAKSALDLPLPQLLSLARSAGAAPIRLALDVGGGTGTLAARLRLLANATVLTTTMNLGAPYSEAAALRGVIPVHAPLQQRFPVQDGVLDLVRTGHAVNRWIPAPALEFLLYDADRVLRAGGFLWVDHFFCKGSDLDAVYAPMIGRLGYKIIKWALGNKTDAGGLRYGEVYLTALLQKPLPAAAAKA; from the coding sequence ATGAGGAAGGAGAGAATGGGGATGGGGATCGGAATGGGCCTCAATCTTCTCCTCCTAGTGGCCATGGTCGCCACCAACATCCTCTCCCTCTACCACCTCTCCTCTATCCGCAACAACTCCCCTCGTTCGccccaaaccctagatcccgcCGCCGCCGACGTCCCCGACCACCTCCTTCAGCAGCTCCACACCATCCGCGCCACTATCACCCACCTCACCCGCCTCCGCTCCTCCACcaccgcctccgcctcctcctcctcctccccttccaccaccgccgccccgccggagctcctcctctacTCCCACATCGGCCCCATCGCCTCCGCCTGTTCCGACCACCCCGACCTCCTCCACCGCTACATGAACTACACCCCCTTCGCCCCCTGCCCCCGCGACCTCCACTCCGTCGCCGAGCCCCTCCTACTCCGCGGCTGCCACCCGCTCCCCCGTCGCCGCTGCTTCTCCCCTACCCCACCCAAGCCCCTCAATCCCTCGTCCCTCCCCTCCGATTCCTTTCCCCCTTCCCTCCCTGACGCTGCTGTCCTCTGGCCCCCCGCCGCCCCCTGCCGTTCCTTCTCCTGCCTCCCCACCTCCCTCGGCTTCGACTCCAGGACCGAAGCCTCCCGCTTCCTCTCCGCCAAGTCCGCCCTCGACCTCCCACTTCCCCAGCTTCTCTCCCTGGCCCGCTCCGCTGGCGCCGCGCCGATCCGCCTCGCCCTTGACGTCGGCGGCGGCACCGGTACCCTCGCTgcccgcctccgcctcctcgCCAACGCCACCGTCCTGACCACCACCATGAACCTGGGAGCCCCTTACAGCGAAGCGGCGGCGCTCCGCGGCGTCATCCCCGTCCACGCGCCGCTCCAGCAGCGGTTCCCGGTCCAGGACGGCGTGCTCGACCTGGTCCGAACGGGCCACGCCGTGAACCGCTGGATCCCGGCGCCCGCGCTGGAGTTCCTGCTGTACGACGCGGACCGGGTGCTGCGGGCCGGGGGGTTCCTGTGGGTGGACCACTTCTTCTGCAAGGGGTCGGATCTGGACGCCGTATACGCGCCGATGATCGGGCGGCTGGGGTACAAGATCATCAAGTGGGCGTTGGGGAACAAGACCGACGCCGGCGGCCTCCGCTACGGCGAGGTCTACCTCACCGCCCTCCTTCAGAAACCACTACCCGCCGCTGCCGCCAAGGCGTGA
- the LOC120108319 gene encoding secretory carrier-associated membrane protein 4-like — MARRDDTNPFDEEEEVNPFSKGAGPGSKLRFPSLSSLPLGFGNKHDATVDIPLETMNDTKKKAKELATLEADLKRRETAIKRREDALSSGGVSTEEKNWPPFFPIIHHDIAKEIPVHAQRLQYLAFASWLGIVLCLVWNVTAVIVCWIRGGGIIIFFLATIYASLGCPLSYVLWYRPLYRAMRTNSALKFGWFFLVYLFHIGFCIFAAIAPPILFQGKSLTGILAVIDAISDQVLVGVFYLVGFGLFCLETLISLWVLQKVYIHFRRQK, encoded by the exons ATGGCGCGCCGCGACGATACCAACCCCTtcgacgaagaagaagaagtcaaTCCCTTCTCC AAGGGTGCAGGTCCTGGTTCAAAATTGCGTTTCCCTTCACTGTCATCTCTGCCTCTGGGTTTTGGCAATAAACATGATGCTACTGTTGACATACCACTGGAGACAATGAAT GATACAAAGAAGAAGGCAAAAGAACTTGCAACATTGGAAGCGGATCTGAAAAGGAGAGAAACG GCCATTAAACGCAGGGAGGATGCTTTATCAAGTG GTGGCGTTTCTACGGAGGAGAAGAACTGGCCTccctttttcccaatcattcaTCATGACATAGCTAAGGAGATACCGGTACATGCTCAGAGGTTGCAATATCTGGCTTTTGCAAGCTGGCTGG GGATAGttctttgtcttgtatggaATGTCACTGCAGTGATCGTCTGTTGGATTAGAGGTGGAG GGATTATAATCTTCTTCCTTGCGACTATTTATGCTTCACTTGGATGCCCTCTTTCATATGTGCTCTGGTACAGGCCTCTTTATCGTGCAATGAG GACTAATAGTGCATTGAAGTTTGGCTGGTTTTTCCTTGTGTACCTG TTCCACATTGGTTTCTGTATCTTTGCTGCTATTGCTCCTCCAATTTTATTTCAGGGAAAGTCATTGAC GGGTATCTTGGCTGTGATTGATGCTATCTCAGATCAAGTGTTGGTGGGG GTCTTTTACTTGGTCGGATTTGGCTTATTTTGCTTAGAAACACTTATAAGCCTGTGGGTACTTCAG